The Deinococcus aestuarii nucleotide sequence CAGGCCCACATGCCGCCCGACCGCCACGTTCGCGTTCTCGGTCTTGAGAAGCCGCTCCAGCGCATTCCAGTCGCCCAGGTCGTCCCAGCCGAACTCGGCCGGGATCACGACCACCTGGTCGGACTTCTCCAGAATGGCGTAGTCGATGCTGATCTTCTCCAGCGTCGGGAAAACGGCACGCACGCCCGCGAGCGAGCGGCCCTGGCCCACCGCCTCCCTCAGGCGCGTGTACATCTCGGGCTGGTGCCGCTCGAAGGCGGCGAGGACCGAATCCACCCGCCAGAGGAACATGCCGCTGTTCCAGGTGTAGCGGCCGTCGGCGAGGAAGGCCTGGGCCCTCTCCGCGTCGGGTTTTTCCGTGAAGCGGCTCACCGCGTAGGCGGGCAGGTCGCCGCCCAGCAGTTCCTCACCCGCCTGGATGTAGCCGTAGCCCGTGGCCGGGTAGGTGGGGGTGATCCCGATGGTGACGAGCCGCCCAGTCGCGTCGGCGACCTCGATGGCCCGGCGCATCACCCGGTCGAAGGCCTCGGCGTCGGTCACGCGGTGGTCCGCCGGAAAGACTCCCATCACCGCCTGCGGGTGCTCCTGCGCCAGCCGCAGCGCGGCGTAGAGCACGGCGGGAGCGGTGTCACGCGCCACGGGCTCCACGAGCAGATTCTCGACGGGCATGTCTGGCAGGTGGTCGAGGACCTGGGTGCGGTCGTCGCCGCCCGTCACGACCATCACACTCTCGGGTTCCCCGCTCACCCGGCACAGGCGGTCGCTCGTCGCCTGAAGCAGGCTGCGCCCCGTCTCGTCGAGGGTCAGGAATTGTTTGGGGCGGTTGCGGCGCGAGAGCGGCCAGAACCGCTCGCCGCTGCCGCCCGCCAGAATGACCGGGACGAACGCCGTCATACCCGGGCGCCCCAGACCCAGAGACCCTGTTCCCGGCCGCCCTGTGGCCCGGCCCGGGACGTCTCGACATTTCGCATCGGTCCGCGACCTGCACGTCGTGCCGCCAGACCCCGTCTAGAATTTCTCATCGCGTCTCCTGAAGAAGCTGCCCCAGCGGGGCCATCACCTGAACGTTATAGCAAGAGAGCCAACCCTTGGGGAATGCCGAGCAGGGCCGCCCTCACCCCGTACTCAGCCTCCGGTCAGCTTGGCGCTCAAGCCGTGAAGGGCGGCCGCCCGTGAGGGGGTGGGGGCCGGGGGTGAGCCTTCCCTCACGACCCGGTGAAGGGGTGAGGGCCTACACTGCCCAGCATATGAAGGCGATCATCCCCGCTGCGGGCCTGGGCACCCGGCTCCGCCCGTTGACCTTTACCCGTCCCAAGCCCGTGCTGCGTGTCGCGGGCCAGCCCATCATCCGGCACGCCACCCGCACGCTCGCCGACGCCGGAATCACCCAGATCGGCGTGATCGTCTCGGAAGTCACCCGTGAGGAGATCGGGGACGCCCTGCGCAAGGTCGAGGGGATCGAGGTCACCCTGATCGACCAGCACGAGCAGCTCGGCCTGGGCCACGCCGTCATGATGGCGCGCGAGTGGGTGGGCGGGGACGATTTCTGCGTGTACCTGGGCGACAACCTCTTCGAGTTCGGCGCGCGGCCCTTCGTGGACCGGTTTCGCCGGGAGCGGCCCACCGCCCTGATCGCCCTGGTGGAGGTGCCCGACCCCACCGCGTTCGGGGTGGCCGAGCTCGACGGCGAGCGCATCACCCGCCTCGTGGAGAAGCCCAAGAATCCGCCGAGCAACCTCGCGGTGGCGGGGCTGTACTGCTTCACGCCCGAGGTCTTCGGGATTCTCGAACACCTGCCCCCCTCGGCGCGCGGCGAGTACGAGATCACCGACGCGATCCAGGGGCTGATCGACCGGGGCGGGGCGGTCCTCGGGCAGCGGGTGGAGGGCTGGTGGAAGGACACGGGCCGCCCCCTCGACCTCCTCGACGCCAACCGGCTGCTACTCGAGCGCATCGAACTCGACGTGCAGGGCACCGTCACCGACTCGCGCCTCACGGGCCGGGTGGTCGTCCCCGCCTCGGCCCAGGTGATCCGCAGCAAGATCGTCGGGCCGGTGATGCTCGGCGAGGGCGTGATCATCGAGGACGCCTACATCGGCCCCTTCACGAGCATCGGGCGTGACAGCGTGATCCGCAACGCCGAGGTCGAGCACAGCGTCATCGACGCCGAGGCGCGGATCGAGTGCCTGAGCACCCGCCTCCAGGACTGCCTGATCGGCGTGCGCGCCCAGGTGCGCGGCGGGCGCAAGGTGCCGAGCACCCACAAGCTCACCCTCTCGGACGCCAGCGTGGTCGAACTGGCGTGACCGACCTTAGGCGCCTTCCCGAAGGGTTGGTGGCCCCGGTGGACGACGGCGCCTGCGACCACCTGCCGGGCAGGCGGCTGCCGCCCGTCTCCCTGACCGCGACGGACGGGAGTGTGGTGGACGTGTCCGCCCTGCCGGGGCGAACCGTGCTCTACGCCTACCCGCGCACCGGGCGCCCCGGAGAACCCCTGCCGACGAGCTGGGACGTGATCCCGGGCGCGCGCGGCTGCACGCCGCAGTCCTGCGCCTTCCGCGACCACCACGCCGAGCTGCGGGCGGCGGGGGCCCGCGTCTTCGGGCTGAGCACCCAGGATTCGGCGTACCAGCGGGAGGCGGCGGGGCGGCTGCACCTCCCCTTCCCCCTGCTCTCGGACGCGGGGCTGGACTTCACCCGGGCGCTGGGGCTCCCCACCTTCACGGCGGACGGGATGACCCTGCTGCGGCGGGTGACGCTGATCGTGCGGGATGGGGGGGTCGAGCACGTCTTTTCCCCCGTCTTCCCGCCCGACCGGAACGCGGCGGATGTGCTCGCGTGGCTGGAGGCGCACCCCGCCTGAGGCGCGGCCGGAGCGTGCCGGGAACGCGGTGACGGGGGGGCGGCGGGCCTATCATGGGGGGATGACCGATACGCCCCGTCTTCACCTGGGTTCGCTGCTGCGGACGTCTTCGGACGCTCACGCGGCGGGGAGCCTGGGTCACCTCAGCTACGAGCAGGGCAGCGAGACCCAGACCCTGCGCTTCGTGCGGCCCGCGCCCTTCCGGGTCGATGTCAACCCGCTCGGCGGAAACGAGATGTACCTCCAGGGCACCTTCGCCCCCACCCTCGTGATGGAGTGCGCCCGCTGCCTGCGCGACGTGGAGGTGCCCCTCGACCTGCGGCTGGGCACCCTGCTGCGCTACGACCCGTCGGTGGCCGAGCCGCACCTGGAGGAGGCCGAGACGGGCGAGGAGGTCCTCGTCTTCGGCGACCCCGACCTCGACCTGAGCGCCTACCTCGCGGAGACGGCGCTGCTGCAAGCCCCCCTCACCGTCCTGCACGCCCCCGACTGCAAGGGCCTGTGCCAGGTCTGCGGCCACGACCTCAACGAGGGGCCCTGCGAACACATGGCCCAGGTCCCGGTCGAGGAAATCGACGACCTGCTGGGCTCGCCGGAGGGGTCGGTGCACGCCACCCAGAACCCCTTCGCCGCCCTGCGCGACCTCAAGCTCCCGGAGGACTGAGGGTGGCCGGGCAAGAGGCGCCGGAACTCACCCACTTCCGGGACGGCCTGCCCCGCATGGTGGACGTGAGCGGCAAGGCGAGTACCCCGCGCACCGCGACCGCCGAGGGCTGGGTGCGCCTGCCCCCCGAGGCGCGGGCAGCGCTGGAGGCGGGCGCAGGCCCCAAGGGAGACCCCCTGACCGTCGCCCGGCTGGCGGGGCTGGCGGGCAGCAAGCGCACCGCCGACCTCGTGCTGCTGTGTCACCCCATTCCCGTCACGGGCGCCGACGTGCAGGTCACGCTGGAGGAACAGGGCGTGCATGTCGTCGCCACCGTCCGCACGACCGCGCCCACGGGGGTGGAGATGGAGGCCCTCACCGCCGTCACGGTCGCGGCGCTCAACGTCTACGACATGCTCAAGGCGGCGAGCAAGGCCATCGAGGTGACGGGGATTCGCCTGCTCGCCAAGACGGGCGGGAAGAGCGGCGACTACCGGGCGCCCGGCGTCTAGGCAGGAGCCGGGAACCCGGCCGGGCGAGCGCGCGTAGAGGGATCGTATGGCCCTGGACCACGACCTGTTGGAGTTGCTGCACTGCGAGGCGGAGGGAGACCTCACCCCCGCCGAGCGCGAGCGGCTCGTTCAGCTCGGTCACCGTCCGGAGGTCGAGGACCTCCGCCGCCGTCTCGCCCGGACGACGGCCGCGCTGAGCGCCCTGGAACGTCCCCTGCCCCGGCACCCTTGCGCGGCGGAGGTCGCCGGGGAGATCTCGTGGAGCGCGCGGCTGCACGCCCCCGCCACACCCGGTCTTCCCGGGCGGGTGGCCGCGCTCGTGGCGGCGGAGGTGACCCTGGACGCGCGCCTGGCCGCCTCGCCCCCGCCCGGTCCGGCCCGCAGCGTGGCGGGGGAGGTGGCGGAACGGGTGCGGATGGCGGCCCTCCTCGCCCCTCCCCCGCTGGTGCCGGGCGTGGCCCCACGGGTCGCCCCGGAGATCGCGTGGGCGGCGCGGCTGGACCGGCCTGCCCCGGCCCTGCCCGTGGGGTTGGCGGGGCCGCTGGCCTCGCGGATCGCCCGGGAGGCGGCGCCGCAGGTCCCGGTGCCGGACGCCGCCCCGGCCCCCGTTTACAACCCCGCGCCGCTGCTGCTGGTGTCGGGGCTGCTCGCGGGGCTGACGCTGCTCGCGGTCACGACCGCGTGGCCGAATCTGGCGGCGGGGGCAACGGTCCTCCAGACGCTGGTGGCGCAGGTCTCGCCGCTGGCGGGGGTGGGGCTCGCCCTGCTGCTCGCCGTGAGCGTCCTCGTCGCGTGGCGGCCCACGCCCGCCGTGCAGCGGTTCGGGGCGGGGGCCTTCGTGCTGTGCGCCGTGCTGACGCTGCCGCCCCTGTACGAGGCTTTCGGGCGCAGCGGCGTGACGGTGGGGCACGACGTGACGGTGCGCGGTCCCGTGAGCGGCAACGTCATCGCCGTCGGCGGCCACGTGACGCTCGCCCCCGGGGCCCGGGTGGACGGCGAGGTGATCACCCTCCTCGGCGACGTGCGGCGCGAGCCCGGCGCGCGGGTGTCGGGCCGGGTGAACGCCCTGCTGGGGCACGCGCCGGGGGACGCGACCGCCCTGGAGACGGCGCCGCCCCCCGGGCTGAGCCTCGCCACCGCCACCGCCTTCCGGCCCCTGCTGGGCTGGCTGGGGGGCGCGGCGTGGAGCCGGGTCTTCGTGGTGCTCACGGGCGCCATGCTGCTGCTGCTGTTCGTGGCGGGGGTCGCCCCCATGCTCGCCCGCCGCCAGCGTCACGCGCCGCTGCGGACCCTCGCGCTCGGGGTGCTCGCCCTCGCCGTGTTGATCGGCCCGGCGCTGGGGCTCGCGCTCGTCGGGCTGCTCGTGCCCGCGCTGCTCGCCACCGCCTTCGCGCTGCTCACCGTCGCCACCGGCCTGAGCGTCACCGCCTACGACGCGGGCCGCGCCCTCGCTTACCGCCTGCGCCTGCCCCTCCCCGACGCGGTGGGCGCGCTGCTGGGGCTGTGCACCGTCGCCGCCTCCCTGAGCGTGCCGCCGCTGGCCCTCACCCTAATGCTCGTGGGCGGCGCGTGGGGCGCGGGCACCCTGCTCCTCACCCGCCAGGGGCAGGAGGCGGGAAGAGGCGCGCGGGCGTAGCGGACAAAAGGGACAGGGCCGGAGCATTCACACTCCGGCCCTTCCGACTCCGCGCTCCTGAAGGGCTCAGTTCAGGATGCGCTTGAGGTGCAGGTAGATCTCGTACCAGTCCTGCTTGTCGCGGGGACGCTTGCCGCGCAGCTCGATACGCGACAGGGTGCGAACCCAGTCGGGCGTGAGCTGACCGCCGAGCGTGGGGTCCGCCACGAGGTCGGCGAGCCCCTTGGGCAGCGCCCCCTCGGTCGAGTCGCCATAGAACTCGACGCCTTCGAGCAGGTCGTGCACCGTGATGGTGTAGGCCCCCGCCAGCGTCTGGAGGGTCTCCAGGCTGGGGTTGGTGCGCCCGCGCTCCAGGTCGCTGAGGTACGGAACGCTGATCCCGGCGGTCTCGGCCACGTCCTTGAGCCGCAGCCCGCGTTCGCTGCGCAGTTCGCGGAGTCTTTCGTGCAGTTTCATCTTTCACCTCCTTGGCTGCGGCGTCGCCTCGCCTCCCCGGTTCCTGCCGGGCAGGACGGGAAGGTGTGCCGCCTGGGGGCGGAGCCGACCCGCCAAAGGCAGTTGCCTGTGGGCAGAATGGGCCACCCTTGATCGGAGTGTAACACCGGCCCCCGGTACGGTCAATACAGAATCAGGTCCTCTTCTTCTTGCCTCCCCTTAGACAGTCTGCTATTATCGTAATCAAAGGATGAATTTGCAGCTCAGCCGCAACGCCCGGTTGTGGCTGAGCATTCGAGGAGGAGGGCGGCCTATGCGCGCACTGGACATGATTGCCGAGAGTATCCGGGTCGGGTACGTTCACCCCACCACCGTCCTCAACACCCTGATCGAGACCGAGAACGAGGGCGGGCTGGGGGCCGTGCGCCGGGTCGAGCGCCATCTCACAGTCGGGAACCTCGCCCTGCGCGAGCGCGGTCACCCCCACCAGGAGCTCGCCCAGCTTTGGCTGGGGGCGACCCGCGCCTACCTCGTCACCCAAGCGGAGCGTAGGCAGGCGGTGTAGGTACGGGCAGGGCAGAGGGCCGGGGTCAAGCTGCCCCGGTCCTCTGCCTTTTCTCTTCAGCCCTCCGCCTTCAACCCGTAGATGTCCTCGTACTTCGCGTGCAGGTAGGCGACGTAGGGATCGGCGGTGAGGGGGCGCCCGGTGGCCCGTTCGGTGAGTTCGGCGGGCGTGAGGCTGCGGCCGTGCCCGTGGACGTGCCGGGCGAGCCACGCGAGGAGGGAACCGTACTCGGCGCGCCCGACCCCCGCTGCGACCTCCGCGTCCCGCCTCGCCGCCTCCAGGAGCTGCACGCTGAGGAGGTTGCCGAGGGTGTAGGTCGGGAAGTAGCCGATCAATCCCGCCGACCAGTGGATGTCCTGCAAGACCCCCTGCGCGTCGTCGGGCGGCGTCAGGCCCAGGTACTCCCTCATCTTCGCGTTCCACGCCTCCGGCAGGTCGGCCACCCGCAGCTCGCCGCCCAGCAGGGCGAGTTCGAGTTCGAAGCGCAGCATGATGTGGAAGTTGTAGGTCACCTCGTCGGCCTCCACCCGGATCAGGCTGGGCCGGACGCGGTTGACGGCCCGGTAGAGCGTCCCCGCGTC carries:
- a CDS encoding mannose-1-phosphate guanylyltransferase — translated: MTAFVPVILAGGSGERFWPLSRRNRPKQFLTLDETGRSLLQATSDRLCRVSGEPESVMVVTGGDDRTQVLDHLPDMPVENLLVEPVARDTAPAVLYAALRLAQEHPQAVMGVFPADHRVTDAEAFDRVMRRAIEVADATGRLVTIGITPTYPATGYGYIQAGEELLGGDLPAYAVSRFTEKPDAERAQAFLADGRYTWNSGMFLWRVDSVLAAFERHQPEMYTRLREAVGQGRSLAGVRAVFPTLEKISIDYAILEKSDQVVVIPAEFGWDDLGDWNALERLLKTENANVAVGRHVGLDTGGAILYTTQGDDLIATIGLEDVVVVRTAEVTLVVRKDRTQDIKKVVQQLKAHPELERFA
- a CDS encoding glucose-1-phosphate thymidylyltransferase; translated protein: MKAIIPAAGLGTRLRPLTFTRPKPVLRVAGQPIIRHATRTLADAGITQIGVIVSEVTREEIGDALRKVEGIEVTLIDQHEQLGLGHAVMMAREWVGGDDFCVYLGDNLFEFGARPFVDRFRRERPTALIALVEVPDPTAFGVAELDGERITRLVEKPKNPPSNLAVAGLYCFTPEVFGILEHLPPSARGEYEITDAIQGLIDRGGAVLGQRVEGWWKDTGRPLDLLDANRLLLERIELDVQGTVTDSRLTGRVVVPASAQVIRSKIVGPVMLGEGVIIEDAYIGPFTSIGRDSVIRNAEVEHSVIDAEARIECLSTRLQDCLIGVRAQVRGGRKVPSTHKLTLSDASVVELA
- a CDS encoding peroxiredoxin, whose translation is MTDLRRLPEGLVAPVDDGACDHLPGRRLPPVSLTATDGSVVDVSALPGRTVLYAYPRTGRPGEPLPTSWDVIPGARGCTPQSCAFRDHHAELRAAGARVFGLSTQDSAYQREAAGRLHLPFPLLSDAGLDFTRALGLPTFTADGMTLLRRVTLIVRDGGVEHVFSPVFPPDRNAADVLAWLEAHPA
- a CDS encoding DUF177 domain-containing protein yields the protein MTDTPRLHLGSLLRTSSDAHAAGSLGHLSYEQGSETQTLRFVRPAPFRVDVNPLGGNEMYLQGTFAPTLVMECARCLRDVEVPLDLRLGTLLRYDPSVAEPHLEEAETGEEVLVFGDPDLDLSAYLAETALLQAPLTVLHAPDCKGLCQVCGHDLNEGPCEHMAQVPVEEIDDLLGSPEGSVHATQNPFAALRDLKLPED
- the moaC gene encoding cyclic pyranopterin monophosphate synthase MoaC, producing MAGQEAPELTHFRDGLPRMVDVSGKASTPRTATAEGWVRLPPEARAALEAGAGPKGDPLTVARLAGLAGSKRTADLVLLCHPIPVTGADVQVTLEEQGVHVVATVRTTAPTGVEMEALTAVTVAALNVYDMLKAASKAIEVTGIRLLAKTGGKSGDYRAPGV
- a CDS encoding polymer-forming cytoskeletal protein, producing MALDHDLLELLHCEAEGDLTPAERERLVQLGHRPEVEDLRRRLARTTAALSALERPLPRHPCAAEVAGEISWSARLHAPATPGLPGRVAALVAAEVTLDARLAASPPPGPARSVAGEVAERVRMAALLAPPPLVPGVAPRVAPEIAWAARLDRPAPALPVGLAGPLASRIAREAAPQVPVPDAAPAPVYNPAPLLLVSGLLAGLTLLAVTTAWPNLAAGATVLQTLVAQVSPLAGVGLALLLAVSVLVAWRPTPAVQRFGAGAFVLCAVLTLPPLYEAFGRSGVTVGHDVTVRGPVSGNVIAVGGHVTLAPGARVDGEVITLLGDVRREPGARVSGRVNALLGHAPGDATALETAPPPGLSLATATAFRPLLGWLGGAAWSRVFVVLTGAMLLLLFVAGVAPMLARRQRHAPLRTLALGVLALAVLIGPALGLALVGLLVPALLATAFALLTVATGLSVTAYDAGRALAYRLRLPLPDAVGALLGLCTVAASLSVPPLALTLMLVGGAWGAGTLLLTRQGQEAGRGARA
- a CDS encoding helix-turn-helix domain-containing protein; translated protein: MKLHERLRELRSERGLRLKDVAETAGISVPYLSDLERGRTNPSLETLQTLAGAYTITVHDLLEGVEFYGDSTEGALPKGLADLVADPTLGGQLTPDWVRTLSRIELRGKRPRDKQDWYEIYLHLKRILN